The genomic stretch TACTGGTTTACAAACTGCTGTTACTGTACTTCATAAACCTGTAATCTGCTGTATCTTATTTCCTGGAAGTCCCTAATCCGCGAGAAGTCCCACGTCTAACCCGATAGGGCAGCGTGGGATGAAAGCGGATTAAGCTAGAACATACCTTCATTTAGTAAAGTTTAAAATAGCGTCAGTAATATTCTTGGGAAAATTGTACTTTTGTTGCAATTTATCCTTACCCTTGAGCCAGAAATTTTTCCTCTCTTCAAAAGACATATTTACAGCACGAGTGATAGTTTGAGCAAACTGACTGGTATTTTGAACATCAACTAAAAAACCATCTTCACCTTGATTAATTAATTCCTGTAAACCATCTGCTTCCGAACAAATCAGCACTGGTTCGTTATCATTACACCAATGTCTAACTTCTAAAGGAATCATACCAAAAGGTTCCGCTAGGGATGGCACAACCACTGCTTTTACGTTTGGTAATCGGAAAATTGCTCTTAGTTCTTGTTGAGGAATAAGAATGAATTGATAGATAACTTTACCACGAACTTGTAGCTCCTCAAATAGTTCCATAATCTCCTGGGAACTACGTTCATTTTTATAGGTACCATAGCTTGTAATTAGAAGTATAAGTTCAGCTTTGTGATTCTTTTGAGATTCAGCAAATGCTCTAACTAAATACTGAAAACCTTTGTATATTGTAGCTCTGCCAGTAGCAAAGACAATATCTTTATCCGTTGGTAATCCGTATTTATTAATTATTTCTTGAGGATTAGGGCTAGTTAAATTTTCAAATAAAGGTAAGCCATTAGTTAAAGGAACTAAACTCTCTAAAGATGCATGATAGTCAGTAATTAAATGATTTTTCATGAAATCATTTATGTAGCCTACAAAACATTCTTTATAAGTGTTGGCATCAATTATGGCTTGCTTTTCCCAGTTATACCTAATTTCATCTTTCTTTGTCTGATGAATTAATCCTGTACTGTGAGGAACCCAAATAACAATGGGTTTATTACCTTTGAATTTGGATAATTGCTGAAACAGAAAAGAACTTACACCACAGTATGTCGTATCATTAGTGAATACAATATTTAACTCATGTTTTTGAAAGTAATTGATAATGATATTTGCTGCACCTATTGATGTTGCTTTCCACTGCTCAATATCAACAAACGGCTCATCACCTTTAGTTCCATTCAGTTGATATAGAACATCCCCTGATAGTGATTTGCATATATGTTGCGTTTGCTCCAGCATTTCTGGACGATACCAAGGAGATTCTGAATCGTAAAATGGTGTAGCAGCATAGAATACTGTCTCAAAACCATACTCTTGTAAATACTCAGCAACGACCGGCATTGAGTGAATAAAATGTCTGGTAACAGTACCTACACCACAATACCAGCTAGCGATGCCATCGTAAGAAAAAAGATAAATAGCTATCTGCTTAGGTTGGTTCACTTATGAAGAATTTCCTTTGATAAATTATTTCTGCTCAAATATAGCGTTTCCTAGGCTGCTGAGGTATAGCTAGACCTCAGATATACGCCCGTGAGTAGCATTGCAACAGGAATGTACGCGGCGCAAGATGCTTACTTTACCTGAATTTAAACCGTCGCCCTTTAAGGTGTCAATTCTTATGATAAGAATCTTTATCACACGAAAAATGCACTCTTGCCTTAACAAGCAGTGATAATGAGTCATTAGACTTGTCCGAAAATTTGCAAAGCGCTCTAGTAGTCTGTCAAGAAATAATTGAAGGATAAAGTCGTTTAAGTTTAATGCGTGCATCCGCCGTAGTAAACTGCCTTTTCCCCTGTGCGATCGCGTTGATTTCTTCGCAGTACACACGCGCGGCAACCGAGTTGACTAAAGTCATCTTGTCCGGGATACGTCTATCGAGACAAACACATCGCTAAAACACTCAACTGGCTTTGGCAGGCTCAAAAATGCTTTTCACGCCCTTTTTCTCATGTTTTTGCCTACAAATGCAAATCGAAGCTGTTTTAATAATTAGCGAATGCGTGGGCAACGCCTGCTTTGAACGCGATCGCGCTCAAAGCATCGATCAACTAATAGCCTCATTTATTTAGTGATTTCTGTCACTAATAAAACATTGTGTTCCTCCTTCCAAACATGTCCCCTTGGTTTGTAGAACCGTAATGCCCCATGTAACATTTATGCTTTATAATCAGGGGACATGTCTTTCTCAATTTACCCTGAGTGGCAGAATTATTACCTACAAGTTTGCTAAAATAAGCAAAAAAAGGTGATTATAATTAAGATTATGTTTACCTAGTATGTATAGTAGCTGATTAGCTCAATTGTATTGAGTATTTTTTTCTACTAATAATTAGAAAAAGAAGGTATTTGGAAAATGGCTATTGCTGATAAGGATAAAATTCTTCAAACAAGGATAGGTAAGATTCTTGAAATTGTTGGAGAAAAATATGATAACGGCGATCCAGGTCATGATATTTCTCATGTACTTCGGGTTATGCGGATGTGTGAATTTATTGGAGAGCAAGAGTCTGTTAACTTGTCTATTCTAGTTCCGGCAGCTTTGTTGCATGACGTAGTAAATATTCCAAAAGATCATCCAGACAGACTCAAAGCAAGTAAGATGGCAGCAGAAGAAGCCGAGAAAATACTTGAGGTGAGTGGGTACGATAGATTATCAGTATTACAGATTTGTGACATCATCGTGGAACACAGTTATTCCCTAGCTAAAACTCCTTCTAGCCTTGAATCAGCAATCCTACAAGATGCTGACAAGTTAGATGCACTGGGAGCCATAGGAGTGTTGAGAATGGTAACATGTGGATGTCGTCTTGGGGCTGCTTACTACGACATTAGTGAGCCATTTGTCATAGCACGAGAATTAAATGACCGAGCCTTCACCATAGATCACTTATTTGTAAAACTCCTAAAGCTTCCAGAAACAATGAATACTCGTTTAGGAAGAATTGAAGCGCAAAAACGAGTTAAATTCATGGAATCTTTCCTTGAACAGCTAAAAAAAGAAATCGTCGTGTCGAGTACAAAATTAACCGATGTCTTAGTGGAATACAAACAAAACAGAAGATAAAAAAGAGTATAAGGCATTGATTAGGTCGAGGGGGGAGTAACGCGATTTGGTGAGGTCAGGTTAAAAAACAAGCGCTCGCTAAAAACTAGTTTCAGGAAGTTTAGTATATTTATTAAGGATAATTCAGTATTAATACTGCTTGAAATTTGCTTGCGATTTTAATATCTGAACATAACTCGTTTTTTTGTCCAAAAAAAAAGGTAGGATTCCTTTGGAGTAAAGGTTTTGATATCTGACATCAAAACAAAAACAGGGAATGCCTACAATGAAAAATAATATATATTCTGCTTTTGATTTAAACAAATCATTGGTGTTTCCATCTTTAATTCGTTTATCAAGCCTAGAAGTGCTTGATAATTTTATACTTGAATTCCAGCTTTAATTGATTATCTGCCATAATTCATACTAAGTATAAAATGCTTGTTACAGATATTTTTTAAAATAATCGTCTATAAATGTATAACTTCTGGCAGTTGTTGAAACTAGTGTAAAATGTGGATTTGAACGAAATCGCATATTCGCATACATTTATGGAAATCCTATTATGACAAAGGTTAAAATATCATGACAAATCAAAATCAATCTTGGAATCTTCACGAACGATTGGAGAAGTATCCAGGATACAGAGGTATGCACGTCTCCACATTTGCGAATCGGCAAGTTGTCGAATACAATCCGGAAGTTGGCATCAGCGATTTTGTTAACACCGCATACGCGATTCGATGCGAATATGATGAGCAAAAAGATGCTGCAAAGAAACTGGCAGAACTGCTGCAAGATTCCCAAGCTAGTAAAATAGAAGCATTAGTTTTCGGAATGTGGCATGAAGAAATGTATGCTCACAGTTCTCAGCTTGTAGTTGATGCTTTAGTTGCTGCAAAAGATAAACTAACTAATTTGAAAGCTTTATTTATAGGAGATGTTTCTTACGATGAAAGTGAAATTTCTTGGATAATACAAAGTGACATCAGCCCGATTTTAGAAGTGTATTCAAAACTTGAAGTATTGCAAATTCGCGGTGGCGATAGTTTAAAATTTAGCCCTTTTGTCAGACATGATAATTTAAAAGCACTGATTATTGAAACTGGTGGCTTGAGTAGTGCAACCATTGCCCAAATTTGCGCTTTGGATTTGCCTCAATTACAGCATTTGGAATTATGGCTGGGTTCAGATAATTACGGTGGAGATTCCACAATTGAAAACTTAAATCCAATTTTAGTTAATGTAGTATTTGCTAACTTGATTTATTTGGGCTTGCGAAATAGCCAATACTCTGATGATATTGCTCAAGCTGTTATAAACTCACCTTTAATTAACTCAATTAAAATTCTTGATTTATCATTAGGAACTTTGAGTGATGCCGGCGCTGAAGTGTTGCTCAATTGTTTCGCTGTTCGTCAAGTTAATATTCTCAATCTTTCAGATAATTTCTTATCAGAAAAAATGATAGCATCTGTGCAAGTAAAACAGGATGATATGCAGGTTCGCATCATCACTGATGGGCAAAAACAAGCAGAAGATTATGATGATGATGAAGTTTATCGTTATTGCTCTGTTGCCGAGTAATATAAATGCTGAATGTCATCATCGCTAACCCGGAAAATCGGCGGATTAATTTATTTCAACAAGCGCTTAAAAATCTCAATTTACCACCTGCAATTGTCGTAAATTATGCAGATTTAATTGCCGGAAAAACTCTCGAACATTTTAATACACCCGACATTATCATCCGTTTTGATTCCCCTGAAAAAAACTTTGAAGTTGAGAAAGCCATCATTGCTGTTGGTGCTGAAATTGCAGCAGGTAAACATCAACAAATTAATTCTGTCGAAGCTGCGAAATTAGTCTTTGATAAAGGACGCATTCTCTATCCCCGACAATGGTATTTAGGCTGGCAATATTTACTTCAACAATGGGAAAAGCAACTCAAATGCTCAATTATGAATCATCCGCAAGACATCGCAACGATGTTTGATAAACCGTTGTGTCATGAAATATTCAGTCGTCATAATATCCCGGTTCCGCGTTCTTTGGGTATGATTGAAAACTATGAACATTTACGCGAACACATGCAGCAGCAAAAGTTAGAGCGAGTATTTATCAAACTTTCCCACGCTTCCGCTGCCTCTGGAGTCGTTGCCTATCAAGCTAATTCGCGCTTTGAGTCTGCTATCACTACGGTGGAACGAGTGCATAAAAACGGGCAAACACTGCTTTACAACTCGCGTAAAATTCGTAACTATACCAAAAGAGAAGATATTGCCGATATTATTAACATTTTAACGGCTGAAGGCGTTCAAGTTGAAGAATGGCTCCCCAAAGCACGCTTGCAAGGATGCGGTTTTGATTTGCGTGTGGTGGTTATCAAGGGTGAAGCGCAGCATATCGTTGTCAGGTTGGGAAAAAGCCCGATGACGAATTTACATCTTGGTAATGAAAGAGGAGATAATGAGGAATTTTTTGCGAAAGTTAAAGTTGAAAATTGGCAGGTGATGAAGCAAAGTTGCGAAGCTGTGGCAGGGTTGTTTCCTAAGAGTTTATATTGCGGTGTTGATTTGTTGATTTTACCTGATTGGAAAAATCATGTAATTTTGGAAGTTAATGCTTTTGGTGATTTATTACCTGGGATTAGTTGGAATGGAATGGATACTTATGCGAGTGAAATCAAGGCGATTTTTTCTAGTTTTCTGTTTTAGATAGGGAATGAGAAAATGAGAATAAGAGAGCGCTAAAGCGCTCACTACGAAATACTTCTATGCTGAATATGAATCAAGTTGTCGGTACATACGATATTCTTTTTATTACTTTAGATACTTTGCGTTATGATGTTGCAAAAGATTTATTTGTAAAGGGACGCACTCCTAATTTAGCGGCAGTTTTACCCGAAAGTGGTTGGGAAAAACGTCATTCTCCGGGAAGCTTCACTTATGCTGCTCATCATGCTTTTTTTGCGGGTTTTCTACCTACTCCTGTAAAACCTGGAGTACATCCAAGATTATTTGCTTTGGGTTTTGAGGGTAGTATGACTACTACTGAATGTAGTTGTGTGCTGGATGGTGCTAATATTATCAGTGGATTTGCGGCTAAAGGTTATCATACTGTGTGTATTGGTGGTGTCGGCTTTTTTAACAAACGAAATCCTTTGGGTAATGTGCTTCCTTCAATGTTTGCTGAGAGTTACTGGAGTCCGGAGTTAGGTGTCACCAATTTTAACTCTACAGAAAATCAGGTAGCGATCGCCCAAAAAATCCTCACACAAACCCCGAAAAATCAACGCTTATTTTTATTCATCAATATCTCAGCTTTGCATCAACCGAATTATTTCTACCTCCATGATGCTAAAAAAGATACTATCGAGTCTCACGCTGCCGCCTTAGAATATATCGACAGTCAGTTAGGTAAACTATGGGATGCATTACGGCAAAGGGCTTCTACGTTTTGTATCCTTTGCTCTGACCACGGAACAACCTATGGTGATGATGGATACACGGGTCATCGTCTCAGCCATCCAGCAGTGTGGACGGTTCCTTATGCGGAGTTTATTTTGGGTAATGAGGATTGTAGAAGTTTATCAAAAAAAGGGAATCTTAAGTGCAGAATTTAAATTTTGATAGTACAGGATAGTAAATCAATGACAGATTGTTCCAATTCAGCCCCAGTTCGTTTGAGGATATATCTAAAACAGAATCGTAACTATCAAATTTTTATTGGTTATCCTTTGGCAAAACCTACTCAATGGATAAAAATTTGAAATTTTAATCACATAGAATTGTCAGGTGTAAAGGAGAGTTTTTGTATAGATGATGTACGTTCTTTTATTATTGCATACCCAAGTGGTGAGCTATTAGATGGGGAGCTAGTATTTTACCCGCTTCCAGAAGAAATATTCTATATTAAAAACGAAAAAATAAAATCAGAAATTATTATTCCGGAAAATCTTGAAGATGGAAACCAACTTTTAAAAGTTTTACACAAAAAAGAAGCAAATGAGCAGAGAAAAGGTTATTACTCTACAAGTTTAATAAACCTTTGTCAAAAACAAATTAGGGTAAAAAAATTTGCTGGTTACAGTCAACATTATGGAATGTATGTTCTAAGCACTATTACAGGTGGTTATTTCACCGCACAAAATTTCCGAGAATGGTATGGTCTTGATGAAGATGGCTGGATAAAACCAGGACAAATAGTAACAGACCAAAATAATTATAGTGGTAGCAAGTGTTATTGGGTTTACTTTTGTGTAACTGAGAGCGGCAAAGAATTCGTAGCAGGAGCAGAATTTATAGAAATAAACCCCTGGTGGAAGTTTTGGTAATCTATAATTCAAAAGCAAAAATTAAATTATAATTTTCAATTTTTAACAAAACTGATTTACATGATTACAACCAAACTCGAAAATCTCAAATCTTTTATCGAGCGATCGCCTTATCAAGCTTACGTCTACTCATACCCGCATAAGACAGCTTATCGTCCTCTCACTCCGCCTGTCAAACTCGCAGATTTATGGTCAAAGCAAGATAGACAAGCGCTGTTTCTCTATATCCACATCCCTTTCTGCGAAATGCGTTGCGGATTTTGCAATTTGTTTACCACCGTCACCCATAACGAAGATTTTGTTAGTCAATATGTTCGCACCGTTGAGCGACAAGCGCGACAAGTAAAATCATTGTTAGGTGAAGTGACTTTTGCTAGATTTGCTCTTGGTGGCGGTACACCAACTCAGTTACCAATTAACCATTTGGAAACAATTCTTAATGTTGCATCAGAAACGATGGGTGCAAATTTGCAGAATATTCCCGTTTCTGTAGAGATGTCGCCAGAGACGGCAGACAAAGATAAACTAGAATTGTTGCGATCGCGTGGCGTAGATAGAGCAAGCATTGGTGTCCAAAGTTTCATCGAGTCAGAAGTACTCGCAACCGGTCGCCGTCAAACCACCGCGCAAGTAGAAGCCGCACTAAATCGGATGTGCGAGATTGGATTTCCCACAATTAACATAGATTTAATTTACGGACTTCCCGGACAAACTGTAGATAGCTGGTTGTATTCGATACGTGCGGCTTTGCGCTTTCAGCCGAAGGAAATTTACTTATATCCCTTGTATGTGCGACCGTTGACAGGTTTGGGACGCTCAGATAAAGAATGGGATGATATACGTTTAGCATGTTATCGCAAAGGGCGATCGCTCCTGCTGTCATCTGGATATACTCAAGTTTCCATGCGAATGTTCCGACGCGAGGGAGAAGGAGGACAAGTGAGACAAGGGGACAAGGGGACAAGGGGACAAGGGGGAATTTCTCCCCATCCCCCTATCCCCCCATCCCCCACTCCCGTATACAGCTGTCAAGCAGATGGAATGGTCGGTTTAGGTTGTGGGGCACGTTCTTACACGGATACGTTGCACTACTCTAACGACTATGCTGTGAATTCTAGGGAAATTCGCGATATTTTGCAAGCGTATATTCAAACACCTGATGAAGTTTTCGAGTATGCTAATTATGGCTTTCAACTTGATGCTGAAGAACGCCGTCGTCGCTACATTTTATTATCTTTGCTTTCCGATGAAGGATTAAATCTTGCTGACTATCAAAATCAGTTTGGGACAGATGTAATTGGATTTCCAGAACTTTCGCAATTGCTATCTTTGAATTTGGCGACACAAGATGAACAAATCTTGCGTTTAACAGAAGTTGGTATTGAGAAATCTGATGTAATTGGCGCTTGGTTGTTTTCAGAACAAGTGAACCAATTAATGCACAGTTATGAGTTGAAATAGCTAGGTAACATAGCAGTCTCTCTTTTTTTCTTCTCTTCGAGACGCTTCGCGAAGGCACTCTTGGCGTCTTGGCGGTTCGTATAAAGATTTTAACGAACCGCCAAGACGCCAAGGACACCAAGGTAAGAAACAAATAGAGAATCTCACAACTCAAATACAACCTTTTAAGTTTTTAATTTACCATGCACCTGACAATTCTCTATCGCGGTTCTTTGATAAGTTGTAACTACGGCTGCGAATATTGTCCCTTTGCGAAAAGCCAACAAACAGCCGCTGAATTAGCTATTGATAAACAAGAATTAGAACGTTTTTTAAATTGGATTGCTGAAAATTCACAACATAAATTCTCAATTTTATTCACACCTTGGGGTGAAGCGCTTATTCATAAATGTTATCAGCAAGCATTGGTAAAATTAACTCAAATACCTCATGTTAATAAGGCAGCAATTCAAACTAATCTTTCCTGTAATTTAGATTGGGTGGAAGAGTGTAAGAAAGAAAATTTGGCACTTTGGGCAACATTTCATCCAGAATGGGTATCACGCGAAAGCTTTCTAAATAAATGTTTAGAACTCGATAAGCGAAATGTTCGTTTTAGTGCGGGTGTTGTCGGTTTCCCTCAATTCAAAGATGAAATTGCTGCCTTACGTCGCGAATTACCAAAACACATTTATTTGTGGATTAATGCAGTTAAGCGAGAACTACCGAATTTGTCTGATGAAGACCGGAATTTTTTCGAGTCGATAGATCCGCTGTTTCATCTGAATACTCAGCATTATACGAGCTTAGGTCATAGTTGCCGCGCTGGTAAATCAGCGATTTCAGTTGATGGTGATGGGACGATGCGACGTTGCCACTTTATTAAAGAATTAATTGGTAATATATATGATTTTAATTGGGAAGATCATTTAGGCGATCGCTTTTGCACTAACCAAACTTGTCACTGTCACATAGGTTACGTTAATCTTGAGTATTTACAATTAGAAAAAGTATTTGGTTCTAGCATTTTAGAACGCATCCCTATCAACTTCCAAGCACTAAAATAAAAGTAGCCCTACACACCCGTAACTGTCATGACTATCACCGCTAAACGCTTTACGATAAATGAATATGAACGTTTGGCAGAACTCGGATTTTTCAAAGAGGACGACCGATTTGAGCTAATTAGAGGAGAAATAATCCCAATGGTAGCTAAAGGCAAACCGCACGCAGTTTGTGAGACACGTTTAGAGCGAGAATTATATAAGCTGGTAGGAGAGCGTGCAACGCTGCGAGGGCAACAACCGATTATCATACTAGATTACAGCGAACCTGAACCAGATCGGGTCATTGTCCGCAATCGCGCTGATGATTATCTAGATGCTCATCCCAGTCCTGCTGATATATTACTTTTAATTGAGATTGCTGATTCCTCTTTAAAATATGACCAAGAGGTGAAATTATCACTTTACGCTGAAGCGGGTATTTCAGATTATTGGATATTTAATTTAGTAGATAATTACCTGGAATATTACAGCGAACCTTATCAAAATCTCCCAGATAAATTCGGTTATCGTCGCAAATTTATTTCTTTGCCGAACGAATCAATTAATTTACCGTGTTTTCCCGATTTAACTCTTGATTTATCTAAAATTTTTCCGTAATTAAGTATTTATCTTAACTCGCATACCATACATAAAATAACTCTGCGAACCTTAGCGAAACCTTTGCGCTCCTCTGCGTTAAAAAAATGATTTCGACGGCAATATAATCAATCTCAAATAAATGACTCGTCATGCTATACAATACGCCTGAATATGAGTATTTACCCTCCTCAGAAGAGTTACCTTGCTCGGACGATACCCCTGTGGATAATGAACTACAAAACCTGATTCCCAATTTGTTAAAAGCCATTTTAGCTTTAATTTGGCAAGACCGATGGGACTGGTTTTTTGGTGTTGATATGGGAATGTATGACCGCACAGGTCAAATTCGACGAACTCCGATAATTCCCGATGGTTTCTTAAGTTTAGGAGTACCGCGTCGCAAAAATGATCCGAAAGGACGTTTAAGTTACGTTTTGTTAGAAGAAAATAATATTGCTCCCATTTTGGTGTTGGAACTTGTTTCTCAAACCTACGGGAAAGAATACGAAGATAAAATAACCGCTTATGCTCGGCTGGGTGTGTTGTATTATGTGATTTACAACCCTGAATATTATCAGCGTGACAAGCATCAACCTTTTGAGGTTTATCGCTTAGAAAATGGCGTATATTTGCTTTGTTCGGGTGAACCAGTGTGGATGCCAGAAATAGGTTTGGGAATTGGTAGAGGTCAAGGTGTCCATGAAGGATGGCAGCGTGAGTGGTTATATTGGTTTGACGAACAAGGAAACAGATTCCCCACTCCTGAAGAAGTTGCACAACAGGAAAGTATTCGCGCACAACAGGAAAGACAGCAAAGAGAGTTAGTTGAACAACAAGCAGCAGAAATGCAAGCTTTGTTACAACGGTATCGCGATCGCTTTGGGGAATTGTCTGAGTGATAGAGGTTTAAGCGCTGAAGCGCTTACTACATTTTTTCCATCGCTTGTTGCAAATCTTTGGTTAAGTCAGCAACTGATTGTCTGGCACCTTGACGAGTTGCTTTATACGCTGGATAACGTTCAGAAACCGATATCGGTTCACCGATAGTAATTCTTGCTTTTTGCTTACCTAATTGCGGACGCTTGAAGGGATTGCTGCCTTTAATTCGTGTTACCATATCCCATAAAAGTAAGGTTGTTTCCGCAAACCTTTCTGCTGTCGGTTTTTCTTGAATGTATTTAACTGTAACTGCAACGAAGCTTTCTACTAGTCGCATGTGCCACATTCGCAAATTTGCTTCTTCGGCAATGCGATCGCCTAAAGCTTTTTCCACAGCAGACAGCGCTTTTACATCTTTAAATTCTTCTCTAAATATATAATTCCACCCCGCTTGCTCTACTCGACGACAGCGATCGGTTAAATTTCCTTTGGGGTGCAAATCAAAATATTGCTCTGGTACTTGTAGAACTATATTTAACATCGCTTGCAGTCTAGCTGCTAACGCTTCATTTCTATCGCTTCCTTCAACAATCTTAATATCTGGCAGCTTTTGATGGTAAAACCGCGTGTAAAACTGTTCCATCAAGGACATTAAATGTTCAGCCACATTTAACAACCTCGGATAAAGCGACTCGAAGCTCGGATTACTTTGTCCCACAGGTAAACCGCTAGCAACTTCTAATTGACTTAAAAGATGAGCGATCGCATCCCAAGGCGCTTCAACGTAACTATATTTAATTCCAACTGGTACAATAAAAACTTGTTCCGAGCGTTGTGCTTTCTGCAAATCTTCCGCGCACCAAAAGCTTAATTGCGCGATTCCCGGTTCTAATGGACTGATAAACTCACTCAAACCATTAGTAGCACCTTCTGGTGCCGCCGCCATCGGGAATTTTCCATTTACAAATAATTCCCGTGCCGATCGCAAACCCGTCCAATCAGCTTTACCGCGTTGAATTGGCGTACCACCCAAATTAGAAGCGATCCAACCGACGTAGGAACCTGCCCATAAAGGAATGCCGCGATCGTAGATAAAATGAGCATGAATCGGCGACTCTAGTATTGTACCCTGATAACGTGCTACCTTGGGCACGAGT from Tolypothrix sp. NIES-4075 encodes the following:
- a CDS encoding glycosyltransferase family 4 protein — its product is MNQPKQIAIYLFSYDGIASWYCGVGTVTRHFIHSMPVVAEYLQEYGFETVFYAATPFYDSESPWYRPEMLEQTQHICKSLSGDVLYQLNGTKGDEPFVDIEQWKATSIGAANIIINYFQKHELNIVFTNDTTYCGVSSFLFQQLSKFKGNKPIVIWVPHSTGLIHQTKKDEIRYNWEKQAIIDANTYKECFVGYINDFMKNHLITDYHASLESLVPLTNGLPLFENLTSPNPQEIINKYGLPTDKDIVFATGRATIYKGFQYLVRAFAESQKNHKAELILLITSYGTYKNERSSQEIMELFEELQVRGKVIYQFILIPQQELRAIFRLPNVKAVVVPSLAEPFGMIPLEVRHWCNDNEPVLICSEADGLQELINQGEDGFLVDVQNTSQFAQTITRAVNMSFEERKNFWLKGKDKLQQKYNFPKNITDAILNFTK
- a CDS encoding HD domain-containing protein, with product MAIADKDKILQTRIGKILEIVGEKYDNGDPGHDISHVLRVMRMCEFIGEQESVNLSILVPAALLHDVVNIPKDHPDRLKASKMAAEEAEKILEVSGYDRLSVLQICDIIVEHSYSLAKTPSSLESAILQDADKLDALGAIGVLRMVTCGCRLGAAYYDISEPFVIARELNDRAFTIDHLFVKLLKLPETMNTRLGRIEAQKRVKFMESFLEQLKKEIVVSSTKLTDVLVEYKQNRR
- a CDS encoding STM4015 family protein, with product MTNQNQSWNLHERLEKYPGYRGMHVSTFANRQVVEYNPEVGISDFVNTAYAIRCEYDEQKDAAKKLAELLQDSQASKIEALVFGMWHEEMYAHSSQLVVDALVAAKDKLTNLKALFIGDVSYDESEISWIIQSDISPILEVYSKLEVLQIRGGDSLKFSPFVRHDNLKALIIETGGLSSATIAQICALDLPQLQHLELWLGSDNYGGDSTIENLNPILVNVVFANLIYLGLRNSQYSDDIAQAVINSPLINSIKILDLSLGTLSDAGAEVLLNCFAVRQVNILNLSDNFLSEKMIASVQVKQDDMQVRIITDGQKQAEDYDDDEVYRYCSVAE
- a CDS encoding STM4014 family protein, with protein sequence MLNVIIANPENRRINLFQQALKNLNLPPAIVVNYADLIAGKTLEHFNTPDIIIRFDSPEKNFEVEKAIIAVGAEIAAGKHQQINSVEAAKLVFDKGRILYPRQWYLGWQYLLQQWEKQLKCSIMNHPQDIATMFDKPLCHEIFSRHNIPVPRSLGMIENYEHLREHMQQQKLERVFIKLSHASAASGVVAYQANSRFESAITTVERVHKNGQTLLYNSRKIRNYTKREDIADIINILTAEGVQVEEWLPKARLQGCGFDLRVVVIKGEAQHIVVRLGKSPMTNLHLGNERGDNEEFFAKVKVENWQVMKQSCEAVAGLFPKSLYCGVDLLILPDWKNHVILEVNAFGDLLPGISWNGMDTYASEIKAIFSSFLF
- a CDS encoding STM4013/SEN3800 family hydrolase produces the protein MLNMNQVVGTYDILFITLDTLRYDVAKDLFVKGRTPNLAAVLPESGWEKRHSPGSFTYAAHHAFFAGFLPTPVKPGVHPRLFALGFEGSMTTTECSCVLDGANIISGFAAKGYHTVCIGGVGFFNKRNPLGNVLPSMFAESYWSPELGVTNFNSTENQVAIAQKILTQTPKNQRLFLFINISALHQPNYFYLHDAKKDTIESHAAALEYIDSQLGKLWDALRQRASTFCILCSDHGTTYGDDGYTGHRLSHPAVWTVPYAEFILGNEDCRSLSKKGNLKCRI
- a CDS encoding STM4012 family radical SAM protein, with the protein product MITTKLENLKSFIERSPYQAYVYSYPHKTAYRPLTPPVKLADLWSKQDRQALFLYIHIPFCEMRCGFCNLFTTVTHNEDFVSQYVRTVERQARQVKSLLGEVTFARFALGGGTPTQLPINHLETILNVASETMGANLQNIPVSVEMSPETADKDKLELLRSRGVDRASIGVQSFIESEVLATGRRQTTAQVEAALNRMCEIGFPTINIDLIYGLPGQTVDSWLYSIRAALRFQPKEIYLYPLYVRPLTGLGRSDKEWDDIRLACYRKGRSLLLSSGYTQVSMRMFRREGEGGQVRQGDKGTRGQGGISPHPPIPPSPTPVYSCQADGMVGLGCGARSYTDTLHYSNDYAVNSREIRDILQAYIQTPDEVFEYANYGFQLDAEERRRRYILLSLLSDEGLNLADYQNQFGTDVIGFPELSQLLSLNLATQDEQILRLTEVGIEKSDVIGAWLFSEQVNQLMHSYELK
- a CDS encoding STM4011 family radical SAM protein, with the translated sequence MHLTILYRGSLISCNYGCEYCPFAKSQQTAAELAIDKQELERFLNWIAENSQHKFSILFTPWGEALIHKCYQQALVKLTQIPHVNKAAIQTNLSCNLDWVEECKKENLALWATFHPEWVSRESFLNKCLELDKRNVRFSAGVVGFPQFKDEIAALRRELPKHIYLWINAVKRELPNLSDEDRNFFESIDPLFHLNTQHYTSLGHSCRAGKSAISVDGDGTMRRCHFIKELIGNIYDFNWEDHLGDRFCTNQTCHCHIGYVNLEYLQLEKVFGSSILERIPINFQALK
- a CDS encoding Uma2 family endonuclease, producing the protein MTITAKRFTINEYERLAELGFFKEDDRFELIRGEIIPMVAKGKPHAVCETRLERELYKLVGERATLRGQQPIIILDYSEPEPDRVIVRNRADDYLDAHPSPADILLLIEIADSSLKYDQEVKLSLYAEAGISDYWIFNLVDNYLEYYSEPYQNLPDKFGYRRKFISLPNESINLPCFPDLTLDLSKIFP
- a CDS encoding Uma2 family endonuclease; the encoded protein is MLYNTPEYEYLPSSEELPCSDDTPVDNELQNLIPNLLKAILALIWQDRWDWFFGVDMGMYDRTGQIRRTPIIPDGFLSLGVPRRKNDPKGRLSYVLLEENNIAPILVLELVSQTYGKEYEDKITAYARLGVLYYVIYNPEYYQRDKHQPFEVYRLENGVYLLCSGEPVWMPEIGLGIGRGQGVHEGWQREWLYWFDEQGNRFPTPEEVAQQESIRAQQERQQRELVEQQAAEMQALLQRYRDRFGELSE